The Lytechinus pictus isolate F3 Inbred chromosome 10, Lp3.0, whole genome shotgun sequence genome includes a window with the following:
- the LOC129269413 gene encoding integrator complex subunit 15-like produces the protein MNDCETAIDEVRHQEFKSMNMNMDAYMEAEPTDEAVCLWYSDIGQRIPALRKMLGQMGYPSATRSLLGWLDSYFEQCENFPPGKFPNQEYVKVLIQEFVFYRAVEKNLQKMTTSQELQLLEELCHYLQENSKLATIHNIFDGLFGNSGHPLKDVDEQRRLAMMRLVSMAISIGCKVVLDCTAVWMYNQDCSSHSINLADAVMTDFCELVSGLKDTIQRVAQTSPTFTHHLLTALMSHYNTYQSTSQPIKLIPPAQLDIVTDWIIEHPTVCLRHALPGKPPSRIPSFYIHASYKASSHDPSSSGPVPGLLWQSVLSPLILDANRSQIQKTLDKRFSVHDYSLLFSKLHLGILQAFVTTSDAKATTSKGKARAGALSLSDIESVIMLTVHTIQDNKISRDAVQIAVERIAQLLQVSIATGMLNTTKEKVIPLCKELPSNDLLTLILHEKLPS, from the exons atgaacgattGCGAAACAGCAATAGACGAAGTGCGCCATCAAGAGTTTAAAAGCATGAACATGAACATGGACGCTTACATGGAAGCTGAACCCACCG ATGAGGCTGTTTGCCTCTGGTACTCTGATATCGGACAACGGATTCCTGCACTACGCAAGATGCTTGGCCAGATGGGATACCCGAGTGCTACCCGGTCGCTATTGGGATGGCTTGACAGTTACTTTGAGCAGTGTGAGAATTTTCCCCCTGGCAAGTTTCCCAATCAGGAATACGTCAAGGTACTGATCCAGGAGTTTGTCTTCTACAGAGCTGTGGAGAAAAATCTACAG AAAATGACAACCAGTCAAGAGCTTCAGCTCCTGGAAGAACTCTGTCACTACTTGCAAGAGAATTCCAAACTGGCTACCATCCACAACATCTTCGATGGTCTCTTTGGTAACAGTGGACATCCCTTGAAGGATGTAGATGAGCAGAGACGCTTGGCCATGATGCGGCTGGTTTCCATGGCTATAAGCATCGGATGTAAGGTTGTCCTGGATTGTACCGCTGTATGGATGTATAACCAG GACTGTTCATCGCACAGCATCAACCTAGCTGATGCTGTCATGACCGATTTTTGTGAGTTAGTCTCGGGTCTCAAGGATACCATACAAAGAGTAGCCCAGACATCGCCAACGTTCACCCATCATCTATTAACAGCTCTTATGTCACATTACAATACCTATCAAA GTACCTCACAGCCAATCAAACTCATCCCACCTGCCCAACTGGACATTGTCACAGACTGGATCATCGAACACCCGACTGTTTGTCTCCGTCATGCCCTCCCTGGCAAACCTCCTTCCCGTATTCCATCTTTCTACATCCATGCTTCCTACAAGGCGTCTTCCCACGACCCCTCCAGCTCGGGACCGGTCCCAGGCCTCCTATGGCAGAGTGTCCTCTCCCCGCTCATCCTGGATGCCAACCGCTCCCAGATACAGAAGACCCTTGACAAACGCTTCTCCGTCCACGACTACTCCCTCCTCTTTTCCAAACTCCATCTGGGCATACTGCAAGCGTTTGTGACGACGTCGGATGCAAAGGCAACAACTTCTAAGGGGAAGGCCAGGGCTGGTGCCCTGTCCCTTTCAGACATTGAGAGTGTGATCATGTTGACTGTCCATACCATACAGGATAACAAGATCAGTAGGGATGCTGTGCAGATAGCGGTTGAGAG
- the LOC129270062 gene encoding uncharacterized protein LOC129270062, with protein sequence MGCIFSKTKEKTRLLRDAPIVVICSSSKEESVNGIKQYIKENMASHLKSARLEFKLLPFNEKDMKEFKLRGIEALILCHSMEIRGPLSSIYDKFLKKAKDCLGKKKVAAIVHDYKIPLEAHEIYDKNNKSKLKMASLVLSLSRRSDDGEIQMTKGQKDRFTLFFNLAVEALPCHKKISRAFYRFFYRVIRQ encoded by the exons ATGGGTTGTATCTTTTCAAAGACAAAGGAGAAAACACGTCTTCTTAGG GATGCACCTATAGTTGTCATCTGTAGCAGCTCTAAAGAAGAGAGCGTCAATGGTATCAAGCAATATATCAAAGAAAACATGGCAAGTCACCTTAAATCAGCAAGGTTGGAGTTCAAACTTCTGCCATTCAACGAGAAAGACATGAAGGAATTTAAACTTCGCGGTATTGAGGCGTTGATTCTCTGTCACTCTATGGAAATCAGGGGACCTTTATCATCCATATATGACAAATTCTTGAAGAAGGCAAAAGATTGTTTAG GGAAGAAAAAAGTAGCTGCCATCGTGCACGACTATAAAATTCCATTGGAAGCACatgaaatttatgacaaaaacaACAAGTCCAAGCTCAAAATGGCGTCGTTGGTTCTCTCCCTTAGTCGAAGGTCTGATGACGGCGAAATTCAGATGACTAAAGGACAGAAGGACAGGTTCACACTCTTCTTCAATTTGGCAGTTGAGGCACTTCCTTGTCACAAAAAGATTTCTCGGGCCTTTTACAGATTTTTCTACCGTGTGATCCGTCAGTAA